The following DNA comes from Planctomycetota bacterium.
GAACACCGAGCGGTCGGCACGGGGCTTCTCCGCGTTATTGGACAGCGCCAGCGGGCGGAACCCCTCGCGTCGATCGTCCCGCACGTACAGCATCGCCGAGCCCTTGGGCGAGCAGATCCACTTGTGGCAGTTGGCGGTGTAGTACGCGGGGCGGAGCGTCCCCAGGTCGAGCGACGCCACCATGCCCGGCGCGTGGGCGCCGTCCACGAGCACGTCGACGCCGTGTTCCTGCAGCGCGGGCACCACCTGCTCCACCGGCAGCACGAGCCCGGTGGGGCTCGTGACATGGCTGACGAGCGCGAGGCGCGTGCGGGGCGTGCGGGCGCGCAGGTACGCGTCCACGACCTGCGCGGGGTCGCGGATCGGGAAGGGCACGTCGGCGAGCGTGACGCGGGCCCCGGCCTTCGCCCCGGCGTGCCGGACGGCGTTCTGGCACGCGGGGTACTCGTGCGCGTTGATCAGGATCTCGTCGCCGGGCGAGAGACGCAGGTTCGCCAGCACCGTCGCGACCCCGATCGACGCGTTGGGGATGAGCGCGAGGTCGTCCGGCCGGCAGCGGACGAACGACGCGAGGGCCGCCCGGGCGCGGTCCATCTCGCCCCAGTGGCGCTCGACAAAGAACCGGACGGGCTCGTCCTCGAGCTCGGCGCGCAGGCGGGCCTGCGCCTGCTGCACCACGCGGGGAGTCGCGCCGAACGAGCCGTGGTTCAGAAAGACCCGCTCGGGCGAGAGCGACCAATGCTCGAACAGCGGCGAGGGGGCAGGGAGTTTCATGACGCGGGGAATCTCCGAAGCCGGGGAACCTGCGGCGACGGCGGTCGGTGGCCCTGTC
Coding sequences within:
- a CDS encoding aminotransferase class V-fold PLP-dependent enzyme, with amino-acid sequence MKLPAPSPLFEHWSLSPERVFLNHGSFGATPRVVQQAQARLRAELEDEPVRFFVERHWGEMDRARAALASFVRCRPDDLALIPNASIGVATVLANLRLSPGDEILINAHEYPACQNAVRHAGAKAGARVTLADVPFPIRDPAQVVDAYLRARTPRTRLALVSHVTSPTGLVLPVEQVVPALQEHGVDVLVDGAHAPGMVASLDLGTLRPAYYTANCHKWICSPKGSAMLYVRDDRREGFRPLALSNNAEKPRADRSVFHTEFDYVGTQDYTGVYCIADALEAVPRISADWPVHMARNRALCLEARAMLCRAWGVEPPAPESMIGSIATIILPAHDPDRRARLAARPTRYHDALQDALLGRHGIQVPVWGLGGGTDRFLRISAQAYNSAAQYEYLAHAVREELAREREL